One genomic window of Arthrobacter sp. KBS0703 includes the following:
- a CDS encoding DUF3817 domain-containing protein: MIEPKPAIQPQPSNQTGSGAAKKRRFGGTEAQIRSALKFYKVMAYLTGAMLLLLCAELVARYVFGQYLFAGGTNALTGQPFGFGFTEAEPKGVLNGFNVSVAVLIVHGWMYVVYLMSNFRLWTLMRWPFAKMILLALGGVVPFLSFIVEKKFHAEVEAELAANPQAASRY; this comes from the coding sequence ATCGAACCCAAGCCTGCCATCCAGCCGCAGCCGTCGAACCAGACGGGCTCAGGAGCGGCGAAGAAGCGACGTTTCGGCGGAACGGAAGCGCAGATTCGCTCGGCCCTGAAGTTCTACAAGGTCATGGCCTACCTCACCGGCGCCATGCTGCTGCTGCTCTGCGCGGAGCTGGTGGCGCGCTACGTCTTCGGCCAGTACCTGTTCGCGGGCGGGACCAACGCCCTGACGGGCCAGCCGTTCGGGTTCGGATTTACCGAGGCCGAGCCCAAGGGTGTGCTCAACGGATTCAACGTGTCCGTCGCGGTGCTCATTGTCCACGGCTGGATGTACGTGGTGTACCTGATGTCGAATTTCCGGCTCTGGACGCTGATGCGCTGGCCGTTCGCCAAGATGATCCTGCTGGCACTTGGCGGCGTGGTGCCGTTCCTCTCCTTCATCGTGGAGAAGAAGTTCCACGCCGAAGTTGAAGCC